A DNA window from Brassica napus cultivar Da-Ae chromosome A4, Da-Ae, whole genome shotgun sequence contains the following coding sequences:
- the LOC106447750 gene encoding E3 ubiquitin-protein ligase SINAT3-like produces MDLDSMDCTSTIDVTDDDEEIHQDRHSYASVSKLHSNNSTNANAASGLLPTTTSVHELLECPVCTNSMYPPIHQCQNGHTLCSTCKNRVHNRCPTCRQELGDIRCLALEKVAESLELPCKYMSLGCPEIFPYYGKPKHETVCDFRPYSCPYAGSECSVMGDIPFLVAHLRDDHKVDMHSGCTFNHRYVKSNPREVENATWMLTVFYCFGEYFCLHFEAFQLGMAPVYMAFLPFMGDETEARNYNYSLEVGGYGRKLIWEGTPRSVRDSHRKVRDSHDGLIIQRNMALFFSGGDRKELKLRVTGRIWKEQQHSGEAGGGGACIPNLS; encoded by the exons ATGGATTTGGATAGCATGGACTGCACTTCAACCATCGATGTCACCGACGACGACGAAGAGATCCATCAAGATCGCCATTCCTACGCATCGGTTTCAAAGCTTCATAGTAATAACAGCACCAACGCGAATGCTGCTTCTGGTCTTCTTCCGACAACCACAAGTGTTCATGAGCTTCTCGAATGTCCTGTCTGCACCAATTCTATGTACCCTCCTATTCATCAG TGTCAAAACGGACATACTCTATGTTCAACGTGTAAGAACAGAGTTCACAATCGCTGCCCTACATGTAGACAAGAGCTCGGTGATATCCGTTGTTTAGCACTCGAAAAAGTAGCCGAGTCTCTTGAGCTTCCGTGCAAGTACATGTCACTTGGTTGTCCTGAGATATTCCCTTATTACGGTAAGCCCAAACACGAGACTGTATGTGACTTCAGGCCTTATAGCTGTCCGTACGCTGGTTCAGAGTGTTCTGTTATGGGTGATATCCCTTTCTTAGTTGCTCATCTGAGGGATGACCACAAGGTGGATATGCATTCTGGGTGTACTTTCAACCATCGTTATGTCAAGTCTAATCCTCGTGAAGTCGAAAATGCTACATGGATGTTAACT GTCTTTTACTGCTTTGGTGAATACTTTTGTCTTCACTTTGAGGCATTCCAGCTCGGAATGGCTCCAGTCTACATGGCGTTTCTACCTTTCATGGGGGATGAGACTGAAGCTCGGAACTATAATTACAGTTTGGAAGTTGGAGGGTATGGTCGGAAGCTGATATGGGAAGGAACACCGAGAAGCGTGAGAGACAGTCACAGGAAAGTTCGAGATAGTCATGATGGACTAATCATACAGAGGAACATGGCTCTCTTCTTTTCGGGTGGAGATAGGAAAGAGCTGAAACTGCGGGTTACTGGAAGAATATGGAAAGAACAGCAGCATAGTGGTGaagctggaggaggaggagcttgTATCCCAAACTTgtcttaa
- the LOC106449054 gene encoding probable F-box protein At3g61730, with protein sequence MKTRSSDVQVAANRGGKRKAPEGDEHGRGKRRSVKSDEPKSSPQIDRRLAPKRTILRGIHGCVSPRCSASTHRSSFSWYEQDAWTYISRFLDGKSLVMLGATSKWFNKMVMEDDAIWRFACLRDLRVPKLYPASSSWIKIYASAFDGRSHSYLFHQQEKHIDWMRIGAFTLDSGVSLLTEKLSSPLRVPREGTIERMLESSGGCIVKDIKSGIWIADLQLVRCPVCDLSTCDGTMQTLDARHVELFLNEGYKNGTWEYNLIASHKLQKDAVAACGAIFDLKHLKSSSSGILNLKSWTGAPDDSQPKAMIAPHAVALHTRLQENEGIIVKYQTMKAGTDGDIVSIRISQQLL encoded by the exons ATGAAGACGAGATCCAGTGATGTACAAGTAGCTGCTAACAGAGGCGGCAAGAGGAAAGCTCCCGAGGGAGACGAACACGGCAGAGGGAAGAGACGATCGGTGAAGAGCGACGAACCGAAGAGCTCTCCTCAGATAGATAGAAGATTAGCTCCGAAGAGGACGATCCTCAGAGGAATCCATGGATGCGTATCTCCTCGGTGCTCTGCTTCCACTCACCGCTCCAGCTTCTCATG GTACGAGCAAGATGCGTGGACATACATCTCGAGGTTTTTGGATGGGAAGTCACTGGTGATGCTTGGAGCAACGAGCAAATGGTTTAACAAGATGGTGATGGAGGATGATGCTATTTGGAGGTTTGCTTGCTTGCGTGATCTTCGTGTGCCAAAGCTGTATCCAGCTTCTTCAAGCTGGATCAAGATCTATGCTTCAGCTTTTG ATGGGAGGAGTCACTCTTACTTGTTCCATCAGCAGGAAAAGCATATTG ACTGGATGCGAATTGGTGCCTTTACTCTTGACTCTGGAGTGTCACTCTTGACTGAGAAGTTGAGTTCTCCACTGAGAGTTCCAAGGGAAGGAACCATTGAACGGATGCTTGAATCCAGTGGTGGATGTATTGTAAAAGACATCAAAAGCGGTATTTGGATTGCAG ATTTACAGCTTGTTCGGTGCCCTGTCTGTGACCTCAGTACCTGTGATG GAACAATGCAAACACTGGACGCTAGGCATGTTGAGCTGTTCTTGAATGAAGGATACAAAAATGGAACTTGGGAATACAATCTTATTGCGTCTCATAAGTTGCAGAAAGACGCAGTTGCAGCTTGTGGAGCCATTTTCGATCTCAAACACCTTAAATCTTCATCCTCAG GTATTCTTAACCTTAAGTCTTGGACCGGAGCTCCAGATGATTCCCAACCCAAAGCAATGATCGCACCCCACGCAGTAGCTCTTCACACAAGATTACAAGAAAACGAAG GAATCATTGTGAAGTATCAGACGATGAAGGCAGGAACTGACGGTGACATAGTTTCCATCAGAATCTCCCAGCAGCTACTCTGA
- the LOC106393295 gene encoding RING-H2 finger protein ATL22-like: MTFSKQVSIFMFLFCFPLLNASEAKRCYSSSCGNVDVRFPFWLFPKQSSTRGHTGLNILCTDRHDTALKLPNTGLFLVRDIDSEKQLIRLNDPNNRMARRLLSFDASGTPFSPLHLLNHTILTCPSEDIKSSSPYTPIICFGNSTSSFFATRFDLASSMPSSCQVFKTLLLPVSSLVAVHLNDQDLWLKWDSPSGRDCEGSSSLRGFKNNITREIKWFSSFKSGLYNFILLILKLICLSLMTLLFGITTCVVYVTFSFEWLPTQIRRSLARHATRKPPRGRVRSAIVGAYKKVKVEKNMKLPGKNNNICSICLSEYASSETVGCLLICEHCFHVECIDTWLQLRSSCPICRNSSLH; encoded by the exons ATGACATTCTCAAAACAAGTTAGCATCTTTATGTTCCTCTTCTGCTTCCCTCTCCTAAACGCCTCAGAAGCAAAACGTTGCTACAGTTCCTCATGTGGAAACGTCGACGTTCGTTTCCCTTTCTGGCTCTTCCCCAAGCAATCTTCGACCCGTGGCCACACAGGACTCAACATCCTATGCACCGATCGCCACGATACAGCATTAAAGCTTCCCAACACGGGACTATTCCTCGTCCGAGATATCGACTCTGAAAAACAGCTTATCCGCCTCAACGACCCTAACAACCGCATGGCCAGACGACTCCTCAGCTTCGACGCTTCAGGAACTCCTTTCTCTCCTCTCCACCTTCTCAACCACACCATCTTGACCTGTCCTAGCGAGGATATCAAATCCTCCTCCCCTTACACACCCATCATTTGCTTTGGTAATTCAACGTCCTCCTTCTTCGCCACTCGTTTTGATCTCGCGAGTTCGATGCCGTCCTCTTGTCAAGTCTTCAAGACATTACTCCTTCCTGTTTCTTCACTAGTCGCTGTTCACCTCAACGATCAAGACCTCTGGCTGAAATGGGACTCACCGAGTGGCAGAGATTGTGAGGGTAGCAGCTCGTTACGTGGGTTCAAAAACAATATCACTCGAGAAATCAAATGGTTCAGTTCCTTCAAATCTG GACTTTACAACTTCATTTTACTAATACTGAAGTTGATCTGTCTCTCCCTAATGACACTACTCTTCGGAATAACTACTTGTGTGGTATATGTCACGTTCAGTTTCGAGTGGCTCCCTACTCAGATACGACGATCATTGGCACGGCATGCCACTCGCAAACCGCCTAGAGGTCGTGTTAGGTCTGCGATTGTTGGAGCGTACAAGAAAGTGAAAGTAGAGAAAAATATGAAGCTGCCAGGGAAAAATAACAACATATGTTCCATTTGTTTATCAGAATACGCGAGCAGTGAAACCGTTGGATGCTTATTAATATGTGAACACTGCTTTCACGTCGAATGCATCGATACGTGGCTCCAGTTGCGTAGCTCTTGCCCGATTTGTCGAAACAGTTCTCTCCATTAG